The DNA sequence agcctaccccgacaccttatacggattaggtgacacgccgataaagccactaggatttttacccctccacaccacctttggaaagggggaaaagtcaaagactctgagcatagacttcatagtcatcgatgtggggtcggcttataatgctttaatcggcagggCTACCCTTAACCGACTTGGAGCGGTGGTATCGACGCcccacctatgcatgaagttcccgacCTCGTCGGGAATAGCgacggtgaggggagatcagaagctggcaaggaagtgctacaatgaaagcctaaacctgagaggaaaaggcagagaagtccacacaatagaactcgggggaGCAAGGGTTAAAGAAGAGCTACGACCACAGCCCGGGGGAAAAACTGAGGAAAttcaggtcggcgaagaggaaggaaaaaacactcacataggagccaacctaggggaaaccctaagacaagggttgactaggctcctaagagataactccgatctcttcgcctggaaggcctccgacatgcttGGGATAGATCCCGAGCTAATGTCTCACAAGCTCTCGGTCAACTCAGGGTCTCGACCTGTAcagcaaagaagacgcaagctcggcccagagcgagccctagtagtagaagaacaagtgcaggtgctcctagaagccggcttcatcagagaagtcaaatacccaacatggctagccaatgtagtgctagtcaaaaaacaaaatggtaaatggagaatgtgcgtcgactacaccgacttaaataaggcatgtcccaaggacccctatccactaccaagcattgacgccctagtggactctagctcggggtatcaatacctgtcattcatggacgcctactcaggatataaccaaatcccgatgtacgaaccagaccaggaaaaaacatcattcatcacgcccagagccaactattgctacgtggtcatgccatttggattgaaaaatgcaggggccacataccagaggctgatgaataaggtgtttgccccccacttagggagcttaatggaagcctatgtcgacgatatgctggtaaaaacCAAGGAAGAAGTGGACCTCCtatccgacctctcacaagtctttgataCCATAAGGTTGCACAGGATGAGACTAAAccctgcaaagtgcgccttcgcagtggaggcaggaaaatttctaggattcatgctaacacaaagagggatcgaagccaatcccgacaagtgtagagctatcctagagatgaaaagcccgacttgtttgagagaagtccaacagctgaatggccgactaacagctctctccagatttctggcaggatcagcattaagatcccttccactattCTCCCTACTAAAAAAGGGGCACCAGTTTGAGTGGACCcccgaatgcgaggaggcgttccaggagttcaaaaagtttttgagccAGCCTCCTATCTTGACCCGACCTATAGCCGGAAAAGACCTCATCCTATACCTCTCCGTGGCAGACAGGGCTGTCTCAGCAGCCTTGATAAGAGAAGAGGAGGTCAGGCAACACccaatctacttcatcagtaaagttctacagggccctgagctaaggtaccacaaattagaaaagtttgcctactccttagtaatagcctctcgaaggctacggccttactttcaggctcacacaataagagtccgcacgaaccaacccatgaagcagatCCTCCAAAAAACGGATATTGCAGGAAGAATGgtacaatgggcaatagagctctccgagttcgacttaaagtatgaaactcggacggcgattaaagcccagtgcctcgccgacttcgttgcTGAATATGCAGGGGATCAAGAGAACAAACCGACTACCTGGGAACTCTACGTGGATGGATcctccaataaaacaggaagcggcgcaggcataatattggtagatgaaaggggaacccagatagaagtttccctcaagttcgaattcccagcttcaaataatcaggcagaatacgaagccttgATCGCAGGATTGACGCTGgctgaagaagtcggtgctacgaaAGTGATGGTATACAGCGACTCCCAGGTGGTGACCTCTCAAATAAGTGGGGAGTACCAGgcaaaagacccaactatgaaaaggtacttggagAAAGCCTCGGAGCTCttggggcgctttgcagaaaccgaggtgaagcacataactcgggatctaaacagcagagcagacgccctatccaagctagcaagtaccaagcccgGAGGAAATAACAGAAGCTTGATTCAAGAGACCCTCCAGGAACCCTCAGTGGTAAAAACAGAAGACACACTAGAAGTCTTTGAagtggtcggattaaacctcggatggatgaaccccttagtcgaatacctaaaattcgacatcctccctaaggaggaaaaagaagcccagaaaatccgaagggaagcacaacattatactttggtgaaaaatgttctctacagaagggggatatcaacaccattgttaaagtgtgtaccgaccttAAAAACCACCGAGGTGTTGGAGGAGGTACATAGCGGAATctgcgggaaccatctcggagccaggtcattggccaggaaagtaatccgagctggattttactggccaaccttacagaaagatgccacagaatttgtgaaaaagtgccagccatgccaaatgcatgcaaatttccacgtggctcccccagaagagctcattagtatcacttctccatggccctttgcaaaatggggaatggatttgttaggtccttttccccaagcgccaggacaagttaaatacctaatagtgggaatagattacttcacaaagtggatagaagcagaaccactggccaccatcactgcacagaggagtcggaggttcctctacaaaaatataatcacaaggtatgggataccttattccattaccacagataacggaacccagttcaccgactccacctttagaagcctggtagccagtatgaaaattaaacaccagttcacctcggtggaacacccacaagccaatgggcaagccgaagcagccaacaaagtcattctGGCAGGACTGAAGAAAAGGTTACAAGACGCGAAAggggcttgggctgaagagctccaacaagtactatgggcttacagaacaactccccaatccgccactggagaaacacccttccgactagtctatggcgtagaagccatgatcccaatagaggtcaatgagcaaagcccaagagtgattttcCACGATGAGATCAGGAATATACAGGGACATAAAGAAGAACTCGACTTGCTCCCTGAAGTCCGAGAAGAAgctcagataagagaagcagcattgaaacaaaggatgactacaagaaagtcattcgaaggagtttcaccccagatgacttagtcttaatcagaaacgacattggggtCAACAAACCTGGGGAGGGAAAGCTCGCcgccaattggaaaggaccatacaaaatcaaggaggtcttaggaaaaggctattataaggtgaccgacttaggcggcaccgagttaccaaggtcatggcatgcttgtaatatgaaaaggtactacagttaaaagcaaaccctactccctgatgtactcttttcccagcttcatgattttttcccagaatcaaagggttttttctgaagaagggtttttaacgaggcatcacagtaggggctaagggaaataaattagcaaaagcccttagtagcaataaggtacctccTCAATTAATAAAGAACTCTTCCATTTtaaaaatctctttcaaaattcccttttaaattttctttctacgaaacgcgccgatttaagctcgacaaaacgtaaaaatcccatgaaccgacctagatggtcatcaggataaaacgacgaggtacaagtcggtgtaaagaggctatagaagtcgatcatgataaactcgggaTCGGTCCGACTCACAGGGCGGAATGCGAAACCGAGTACAATTAAAGTGAATcgcaaaagtagcctaagtcacgaaaaactcaataaaacaaaattgagtactaggaataccaaaagagataaggaaaaactaagaaaaaaggcTGCTTTGAGAATCAAGGGAATTCAGAAAAGCAAGCAGGTCCCAAAGAAAAGGTTTTCTCCACAAAAGATCAAAGAGTCAAATAAACCACGAAAAGCATGCGCGCATAAGGTAactcaaaacccttatccaaaaaaggcaTTTATTTAACGCTAAATTAAACCCCTATTAAAAGGGGGCATCactgttttgtttacggccttaaaaggccaaaattGTTCAAAACaccaaacaaataaatataaagagttcaaaaaagaggggcccacaagccgggccccgATAGCCAAAAATCACTTTTTTAGATCACCACCAGCAGGATCAGGGGGAACGCCAGGGGTAGGAgttgaagaggaagtcggaggaacggtagaagaactcggagcgtccttagagcgaggaggggactctacgatcctctgcccccgagtctttaaaTCAGACTCAGATTCCACTAtggggacaggaggatccacgatggcaccatcaataacaaccttatcagggtccaaaggagaaaggtccaagtcaggagcaataaccccgacctgttccttgaaaatcctccaggcttcatcagcaccatccgcaatagagtcctccaactcggtgtaGGCCTTCCGAGCGTTCAGTAAGTCGttctttacagacacaagatcagCAAATAAACTATTGTAGCTGGCTTGCGCTGCCTTCCTCAACtccacctccatgttgcattgggcttgcaacttctGCCCCTTCTCTCGGAGGCTGTTCCTCTCCCCCTCCAGTTTGGCGACTttcccctccaactccttctcatgctcctgatatatACGGAGCCTAccctccagctcctcgaccctcgaggtcgtccctaaagagctgatgggagtcttctcaaatatatccaagagtttgccacaaacccccgccgtcttgagactctcctcaaccacagtagtgaggtagtgccgaacagaaacatcatccatactcatacgagcatgaggatagatgttctttcggacgaacgcaagagcgtccgcctcaccagaagcgccagactctaaggtcttgcgcttctttgGCTCTGGTTCGGGAGTAGGTCGGACGGAAGGGGGTGGCAGAGAGGAAGCAGAGGAAGAAATTACGATAGGCTGAGAAggagtcccaacgttccgaggaggaggaggaggagagacaaCCATCCTAACACCTCCAGACCTGGCTCGAGACTTTGCCTTGGCTTCCTGAACCCTCTGGTAAGACTCTTGAGCGTTTTTCTTTGCCATCTCTACAAAAAACAAATTGGTAGCCGAAATCAGACAAAGTCGGTAAAAGAAATTGCAAGTCGGAAACAAGCAAGAAACGCAAAAAGCTACCTAATTGTGACTGGACAAAGGAcggcgacccctggagaaattttttagtatccaagtatggggccctcccccacgcttctcggaggaaccccacaatggctgcttcTACCTCAGTTAAatcatccagaccatatttctcgcaaggggaggcctccagccaatataaaggaaatcggggagaagaatgatcatccaggaaaaaggggtggtgaccctctacagcttgcactttgaaaaagtagttcttgaagtcatgaaaggactcgtcaaaaagggtaaaaagtctccgaccttgtatggctcggaacgacacccactgttgtttattgtttagcccactgaagggttttgtcatatggaaaagatggaagaaaatctttaaagaagtcgggaactctaAAGCCTGGCTgacaaattgataaattttcaaaaaaccccaagagttggggtgaagctgggtgggaGCGACTCGACAGTGACGCAAAACAGATATCTCAAAAttcgaaaaaggaagaaaaacacccaaacgggtgatcatgcactcgtacataaagaaaaaatgaggggccgcctcatcgactcttccaaaacaaacccggtcttcaggacccgggactaccaattCATATTTTGGTTCGTCatcctcagaagtacaaattctgtgaTGAGTGCGAAGGTTGGTAATGAACTCAGAATCGACTGAGGGCTCCTCCCCTaagaccgtgacatcaacccagtGAGAGAGAGCATCTACAGAAGccatttctttttataaaaaagggGGTAACAAACCTACAAGGGGAAAAGAAATGTCAccaacacggtctctaaagggaggagGATGCGAAACTAAAGTCTACAAATCAAATTTATCTACAAAGGCATATTaaagaactaacctttatccgGAAATAAGGGTTGGAAGCAAAAAGCCTTTGAAGACGCAAGAACGCAGCACGAACGAAGGCAAGGAAAATTTGAaagatcgcagaaacgaaacaacgaaagagagggaaaataTTTATAAGAACGTTAGGGGCATAACGGTAAAATCGGGGCAATCATTAATAaggatgcaccgttaccaaggctattaaatccctacgcacacccctaacggacacgacgcttgattagacgtaactgtcagaaccaaaaggtcacgaaaaatcacgtcggttttcaAACCATCACATCGGTCCTCTCACAaatcggctacgaccccgagttgaatactcgaacccaactcttaaaaataaattgggctcgagtaggggcactgttcataccctggcccaataaatagGACACAGGATCCACGCAAagaagcccaacccaaaggggtTGGCCCTCCCCCAGTACCGGCCTTCATccccagaagtcggtactgaacacgacctactccaaagaagtcggatacgagggttagctggcagataacactcattcgaatgagtaaccgcccctagaaactctctaaccacttcatagagccatatcttaacctccctaagatatgggaacggttatccacctaaaaaggtggcactacttcagcggtggttattggttcacctccataaataccctgacatccctcaggtatcactaagccCAATACATTCTCAacttgctcacactcttgctaacttaggcattggagtgtcattgcaggtaccaccccccattctcccAGACGCGCAAGTCgaacggaggaacaccgagtttcAGGTGCACCAGCTGGCCACCTCCCTCATACGTTTGGGTCAACCAACGTCATCTGGCccactaatctccggttacccatcgtaacaagtttaattaaatttgtaattaatcttttattatttaaaatttataattaagttcttatatttgataaaaaaattattaagttcttactaattttttttccattaaaAATGATGAAAATTTCTTAAAAGATTTATTATTGTGTTTAATATAAAATGAAtgataaaatatttcaaaaacaaTTATTTTAGGATTACTACAATTTCATATGTACAACTATTTGAGTTAACAAATGTTTTgttgtatattatatataataaagttTATTTTAAAACAGAAAGTTTGTATACACACTCTTCCATTATGTATAGTAGAAATAGAAGTAGATATCtccataatatataatagattatatatattagataaaaaaaaatatggatAAGACTTaccatttgaaaagaaaaatgcatATACTTATATCCGAACACATTTATTCATATTATAAAGAAAAACATTTCTGTTTAGTACCCAAATTTtctcttcaatttttttaaacactTGTAATCAGATACTATAAACTCTAAACACAGCAACCTAATATATTTATCGGAATTACCCAAATAACCTCGTTTCCTTTCTTTTCAATATTTAATGTCTGTTATTTTGTAAGTATATGTAAtaatatttagttaaaaaattgaaaagaatataTATTCAGAAGACATTGAAAAGGGAAATCCAGATATTTATTACTTTTAcaattttaatcttttatatttaaaatttattatattaatcttTAGATTATTTTTAGTATTGAGTCAACGAATAAAATGTTGAATTAGTTTTAACTtgtcacattaaaaataaataacgctatttcatttttaaaaataagaagagataaaaaatttacacatcatataaatattttttttgtctatttgTTTAAATGTCAAAATAAAATGCTGCTGTTTATTagtgataatttaaaattagttcaGCATTTTATTTGCTGATTTAGTGCTAAAAGAAATTTAAGCTATGTTTGGTTCTGAAAATAATATAAG is a window from the Arachis hypogaea cultivar Tifrunner chromosome 17, arahy.Tifrunner.gnm2.J5K5, whole genome shotgun sequence genome containing:
- the LOC140180916 gene encoding uncharacterized protein, giving the protein MAKKNAQESYQRVQEAKAKSRARSGGVRMVVSPPPPPRNVGTPSQPIVISSSASSLPPPSVRPTPEPEPKKRKTLESGASGEADALAFVRKNIYPHARMSMDDVSVRHYLTTVVEESLKTAGVCGKLLDIFEKTPISSLGTTSRVEELEGRLRIYQEHEKELEGKVAKLEGERNSLREKGQKLQAQCNMEVELRKAAQASYNSLFADLVSVKNDLLNARKAYTELEDSIADGADEAWRIFKEQVGVIAPDLDLSPLDPDKVVIDGAIVDPPVPIVESESDLKTRGQRIVESPPRSKDAPSSSTVPPTSSSTPTPGVPPDPAGGDLKK